A genomic window from Streptomyces sp. MST-110588 includes:
- the ligD gene encoding non-homologous end-joining DNA ligase: MAEALELTVGERTVRVSNPDKVYFPRRGFTKADVVRYYLAVGDGVLRALKDRPTTLERYPDGVEGESFFQKRAPKNLPDWIPTGRITFPSGRYADEICPTEPAAVLWAANLGCLTFHPWPVRRHDTEHPDELRIDLDPQPGTGYGDAVRAALTLREVLDELGLTGWPKTSGGRGLHVFVPIAADWTFTQVRRSAIAVARELERRDPERITTSWWKEERGAKLFVDYNQTARDRTIAGAYSVRPFPHAPVSAPLRWEELTSAVPEDFDLATMPARFAEAGDPYADMDTHAFRLDAALELAARDEREHGLGDLPYPPEHPKMKGEPKRVQPSRAKK, translated from the coding sequence ATGGCAGAGGCGCTGGAGCTCACCGTCGGCGAACGGACGGTCCGGGTGTCGAACCCGGACAAGGTCTACTTCCCGCGGCGCGGCTTCACCAAGGCCGATGTGGTCCGCTACTACCTGGCCGTCGGCGACGGCGTCCTGCGCGCCCTGAAGGACCGCCCCACGACGCTGGAACGCTACCCCGACGGGGTGGAGGGTGAGTCCTTCTTCCAGAAACGGGCGCCCAAGAACCTCCCCGACTGGATCCCGACCGGCCGGATCACCTTTCCCAGCGGTCGGTACGCCGACGAGATCTGCCCCACCGAGCCCGCCGCCGTCCTGTGGGCGGCGAACCTGGGCTGTCTGACCTTTCACCCCTGGCCGGTGCGCCGTCACGACACCGAGCACCCGGACGAACTGCGCATCGACCTCGATCCGCAGCCCGGAACCGGCTACGGCGACGCGGTACGGGCCGCCCTCACCCTGCGCGAGGTCCTGGACGAACTCGGCCTGACCGGCTGGCCCAAGACCTCCGGCGGCCGTGGCCTGCACGTCTTCGTCCCCATCGCTGCCGACTGGACCTTCACCCAGGTACGGCGCTCGGCGATCGCCGTGGCCCGGGAGCTGGAGCGGCGCGACCCGGAACGGATCACCACCTCTTGGTGGAAGGAAGAGCGCGGCGCAAAATTATTTGTAGACTACAATCAAACGGCCCGTGACCGCACGATCGCCGGCGCCTACTCCGTACGGCCCTTCCCGCACGCACCGGTTTCCGCGCCACTGCGCTGGGAGGAACTGACCAGCGCCGTGCCCGAGGATTTTGACCTGGCCACCATGCCGGCCCGCTTCGCGGAGGCCGGAGATCCGTACGCCGACATGGACACCCACGCCTTCCGCCTGGACGCGGCCTTGGAACTGGCCGCCCGCGACGAGCGCGAACACGGTCTGGGCGACCTGCCCTACCCGCCGGAACACCCCAAGATGAAGGGCGAACCCAAACGGGTCCAGCCCAGCCGCGCCAAAAAATGA
- a CDS encoding ATP-dependent DNA ligase — protein MDLPVMPPVQPMLAKSAAAIPPGMQYEAKWDGFRAVVFRDGEEIELGSRSGKPLTRYFPELVAALRERVPERCVLDGEIVIARDGRLDFDALLERIHPAESRVRHLAKVTPASFVAFDLLALEEESLMPVPQRARREALTKALRATAPPVFLAPATDDFDVARAWFEHFEGAGLDGIVAKPPDLPYRPGERAMVKVKHERTADCVVAGLRLHKSGPVVGSLLLGLYDEAGRLQHVGVCASFPMARRRALMAELEPLRMASAAGHPWERWTSEEAQAADRLPGGPSRWTGKKDLSWIPLRPERVVEVAYDHMQGDRFRHTAQFRRWRPDREPEQCTYAQLEEPVRYDLAEVLGA, from the coding sequence ATGGATCTTCCCGTGATGCCGCCCGTGCAGCCGATGCTGGCCAAGAGCGCCGCGGCCATTCCGCCCGGCATGCAGTACGAGGCCAAATGGGACGGCTTCCGGGCCGTCGTCTTCCGCGACGGCGAGGAGATCGAGCTGGGCAGCCGCTCCGGCAAGCCGCTCACCCGCTACTTCCCCGAACTCGTGGCAGCCCTGCGCGAGCGGGTCCCGGAACGCTGCGTCCTGGACGGCGAGATCGTCATCGCCCGTGACGGCCGTCTGGACTTCGACGCCCTTCTGGAGCGCATCCACCCCGCGGAATCCCGGGTACGCCACCTGGCGAAGGTGACTCCGGCGAGCTTCGTGGCCTTCGACCTGCTCGCCCTGGAGGAGGAGTCGCTGATGCCCGTACCGCAGCGTGCCCGCCGGGAGGCGCTGACGAAGGCGCTGCGTGCCACCGCGCCGCCGGTCTTCCTCGCCCCTGCCACGGACGATTTCGACGTCGCCCGCGCCTGGTTCGAACACTTCGAGGGGGCCGGCCTGGACGGGATCGTCGCCAAACCGCCCGACCTCCCCTACAGGCCGGGTGAGCGGGCCATGGTCAAGGTCAAGCATGAACGGACCGCCGACTGCGTGGTGGCGGGGCTGCGTCTCCACAAGAGCGGACCGGTCGTCGGCTCCCTGCTCCTGGGCCTGTACGACGAGGCCGGCCGGCTCCAGCACGTGGGTGTCTGCGCCTCGTTCCCGATGGCCCGGCGCCGGGCACTGATGGCCGAACTGGAACCGCTGCGGATGGCTTCCGCTGCGGGACATCCGTGGGAGCGGTGGACCAGCGAGGAGGCACAGGCCGCCGACCGGCTGCCGGGCGGCCCCAGCAGATGGACCGGGAAGAAGGACCTGTCGTGGATCCCGCTGCGCCCGGAGCGGGTGGTGGAGGTGGCCTACGACCACATGCAGGGCGACCGCTTCCGGCACACCGCCCAGTTCCGCCGCTGGCGCCCCGACCGGGAGCCGGAGCAGTGCACGTACGCGCAGTTGGAGGAGCCGGTCCGGTACGACCTGGCGGAGGTTCTGGGCGCGTGA
- a CDS encoding amino acid adenylation domain-containing protein, whose protein sequence is MTANHPFRASPPAHPRATRKQTAIEPLTDRTAPLALSFAQQRLWFLAQMRGASQAYHMPQAFRLRGPLDRTVLARSLDALVDRHEVLRTRLAVVAGEPVQRIGPPGTGFALRTEDLTGRPDAESRLRELREQAATAPFDLAQDPPARGLLITLAEDDHVLLLTLHHIASDGWSMGVLTRELGALYTALLQGSGNPLPPLPVQYADYAAWQRERLSRGALAKQADYWRKALAHAPASLELPTDRPRPAEQDYRGGRLRLEFGTELTTALKSLSRRHGSTLFMTVLTGWALVLSRLSGQESVVIGTPTANRRRAELEGLIGFFVNALALPIDLSGKPTVAELLKRVRGATLSALEHQDLPFEQVVELVNPARSPARTPLFQTMFAWQNSEEGVLELPGIKVTPLDSPYRAAKFDLTLSLAEEDGRITGGLDYAEALFDAATTERYGRYLRRVLKQMAQDPDAAAGALTLLDERERRQVLVEWNDTGHRAVAGTGSGTGSGVESGAGAGAGTAAGSPEEPMPLGLIERFEAQARQRPAQPAVVCEGERLDYATLERRANRLAHALISRGVRPDQVVGLHTGRTAALVVGILGILKAGAGYLPLDPALPREWLAGMVKGAAPALVLSDAAVPPNGWQSLTAVEAGGTSEDAPGVAVHPDGLAYVIHTSGSTGRPKGVAVPRGSVVNLLDHWLTRFDAAPGEAMALWSGIGFDCSVQEIWLPLTTGGVLHLVPEDLRADPDALMDWLRTHRVVHAFLPPAFVKWIDEAPAERLAGLSLRQLLTGVEPIPEQALHRMQHHLPGLRVLNGYGPTEATVYSTAYLGPRPLPRRAPIGRPLANTRVYLLDDRLEPVPVGVAGEVFIGGAGLARGYLGRPDLTAERFVPDPFVPGERMYRTGDLARLLPDGNAEYVGRRDQQLKLRGFRIEPGEIEAALLAEPGVHEAAVLADTGGTGEPRLVAAVGRAEAAPRLPEEWRAALSRRLPGYMIPALFVELPRLPRTPNGKLDHAALLERAREESPVQVNLASPRDHIELALYQIWQRLLVRTGIGVRDSFFDIGGSSISAIKLAHAVRAEFGQNLQIRDILLHPTIEALGGLLRQGAAKGQGHASKGPRSAARGPDSNLIAFREGDGRRRVVCVHPAGGTAFCYLPLAKALPDDCGVYGVQSPGVNPDETFLPTVEAMADAYLRLIEPLPDAGPLVLTGLSYGGLIAHEMGRRLARAGHRKVSVVLLDTQGSDDPAERAAVAPVEMAEFRDKLVKFNGMYPGIDDAQIDRYFRIYNHNRLTARDYLPPPSPARLVLMQAVEDGQDTPFLRGVRDFWRRRADGDFLVEPLHCDHWEVLESAEVPRVAARIASELARFPDPGPPASAGEVSGPAQAQEK, encoded by the coding sequence TTGACGGCGAATCACCCGTTCCGCGCATCCCCTCCCGCACACCCCCGGGCAACGCGGAAACAGACCGCCATCGAACCGCTGACGGACCGTACGGCGCCCCTGGCGCTGTCCTTCGCCCAGCAGCGGCTGTGGTTCCTGGCGCAGATGCGGGGAGCGAGCCAGGCGTACCACATGCCCCAGGCGTTCCGGCTGCGCGGCCCGTTGGACCGCACGGTGCTGGCCCGTTCCCTGGACGCGCTGGTCGACCGCCATGAGGTGCTGCGCACCCGCCTGGCCGTCGTCGCGGGCGAGCCCGTGCAGCGGATCGGCCCTCCCGGTACGGGATTCGCCCTGCGGACCGAGGACCTGACCGGCCGGCCCGACGCGGAAAGCCGGCTCCGTGAGTTGCGGGAGCAGGCGGCCACCGCGCCGTTCGACCTGGCCCAGGACCCGCCGGCGCGCGGCCTGCTGATCACGCTCGCCGAGGACGACCACGTCCTGCTGCTGACGCTGCACCACATCGCGTCGGACGGCTGGTCCATGGGCGTGCTGACACGTGAACTCGGTGCGCTTTACACCGCTTTGCTTCAGGGCTCGGGCAATCCGCTGCCGCCGTTGCCGGTGCAGTACGCCGACTATGCCGCCTGGCAACGGGAACGGCTGTCGCGGGGCGCTCTGGCCAAGCAGGCCGATTACTGGAGAAAAGCTCTGGCGCACGCCCCCGCGTCACTGGAACTTCCCACCGACCGCCCCCGGCCGGCCGAACAGGACTACCGCGGCGGCCGGCTACGGCTGGAATTCGGCACGGAATTGACCACCGCACTCAAATCGCTGAGCCGACGCCACGGCAGCACGCTGTTCATGACGGTGCTGACCGGCTGGGCACTCGTACTTTCCCGGCTGTCCGGCCAGGAGAGCGTGGTCATCGGTACGCCCACGGCCAATCGCCGCCGCGCCGAACTCGAAGGACTGATCGGGTTCTTCGTCAACGCCCTGGCACTCCCGATCGACCTTTCCGGCAAGCCGACGGTGGCCGAATTGCTCAAGCGGGTGCGCGGCGCCACCCTTTCGGCCCTGGAACACCAGGACCTGCCGTTCGAGCAGGTGGTGGAACTGGTCAACCCGGCCCGCAGCCCGGCCCGTACGCCGCTGTTCCAGACGATGTTCGCCTGGCAGAACAGTGAAGAGGGCGTATTGGAGCTGCCGGGAATCAAGGTGACACCCCTGGATTCCCCTTACCGCGCGGCCAAGTTCGACCTGACGCTGTCCCTGGCGGAGGAGGACGGCCGTATCACCGGCGGGCTGGATTACGCCGAGGCGCTCTTCGACGCCGCCACGACCGAGCGGTACGGCCGCTATCTGCGGCGGGTGCTGAAGCAGATGGCCCAGGACCCCGACGCGGCGGCGGGCGCCCTCACCCTGCTCGACGAGCGGGAGCGGCGGCAGGTGCTGGTGGAGTGGAACGACACCGGTCACCGGGCCGTCGCGGGCACCGGAAGCGGAACCGGAAGCGGAGTCGAATCCGGAGCCGGAGCCGGAGCCGGAACCGCAGCCGGCAGTCCCGAGGAGCCCATGCCCCTCGGTCTCATCGAGCGCTTCGAGGCCCAGGCACGGCAGCGCCCCGCACAGCCGGCCGTGGTGTGCGAGGGCGAACGGCTGGACTACGCCACGCTGGAGCGGCGCGCCAACCGGCTGGCCCACGCCCTGATCTCCCGCGGCGTACGGCCCGACCAGGTGGTCGGCCTGCACACCGGACGTACGGCGGCGCTCGTGGTGGGCATCCTGGGCATCCTCAAGGCCGGCGCCGGCTATCTGCCGCTGGACCCCGCACTGCCCCGGGAGTGGCTGGCCGGCATGGTGAAGGGCGCGGCCCCCGCCCTGGTGCTGAGCGACGCCGCCGTACCGCCCAACGGCTGGCAGTCGCTGACCGCGGTCGAGGCCGGGGGAACCAGCGAGGACGCGCCCGGCGTCGCCGTTCACCCGGACGGCCTGGCGTACGTCATCCACACCTCGGGCTCGACAGGACGCCCCAAAGGCGTCGCGGTCCCCCGCGGCAGCGTCGTCAATCTGCTCGACCACTGGCTGACGCGGTTCGACGCCGCACCCGGTGAGGCGATGGCGCTCTGGTCGGGCATCGGCTTCGACTGTTCGGTGCAGGAGATCTGGCTGCCGCTGACCACCGGCGGCGTCCTGCACCTGGTGCCGGAGGACCTGCGCGCCGACCCCGACGCGCTGATGGACTGGCTGCGCACCCACCGCGTGGTCCACGCGTTCCTGCCCCCGGCCTTCGTCAAGTGGATCGACGAGGCGCCCGCGGAGCGCCTGGCCGGGCTGTCCCTGCGGCAGTTGCTGACGGGGGTGGAGCCCATCCCGGAGCAGGCCCTGCACCGTATGCAGCACCACCTGCCGGGTCTGCGCGTGCTCAACGGCTACGGACCGACCGAGGCGACCGTCTACAGCACCGCCTACCTCGGCCCGCGCCCGCTGCCCCGCAGGGCACCGATCGGCCGGCCGCTGGCCAACACCCGTGTCTATCTGCTGGACGACCGGCTCGAACCGGTCCCGGTCGGCGTGGCCGGTGAGGTCTTCATAGGCGGCGCGGGCCTGGCCCGCGGCTATCTGGGGCGGCCGGACCTGACCGCCGAGCGCTTCGTGCCCGACCCCTTCGTCCCCGGCGAGCGGATGTACCGTACGGGCGACCTGGCCCGCCTGCTGCCCGACGGCAATGCCGAGTACGTCGGCCGCCGGGACCAGCAGCTCAAGCTGCGCGGGTTCCGCATCGAGCCGGGCGAGATCGAGGCGGCGCTGCTCGCCGAGCCCGGGGTCCACGAGGCGGCGGTGCTGGCCGACACCGGCGGCACCGGCGAGCCGCGACTGGTGGCCGCCGTGGGCCGTGCGGAGGCGGCGCCACGGCTGCCGGAGGAATGGCGGGCCGCGCTGTCCCGGCGGCTGCCGGGGTACATGATTCCCGCGCTCTTCGTCGAACTGCCGCGGCTGCCGCGGACCCCCAACGGCAAGCTCGACCACGCGGCGCTGCTGGAGCGGGCCCGCGAGGAGAGCCCCGTACAGGTCAATCTGGCCAGTCCACGCGATCACATCGAGCTGGCGCTCTACCAGATCTGGCAGCGGCTGCTGGTGCGGACCGGGATCGGCGTCCGGGACAGCTTCTTCGACATCGGCGGCAGCTCGATCTCCGCCATCAAGCTGGCGCACGCCGTCCGTGCGGAGTTCGGGCAGAACCTGCAGATCCGCGACATCTTGCTGCACCCGACGATCGAGGCGCTGGGCGGTCTGCTGCGGCAGGGCGCGGCGAAGGGACAGGGGCACGCCTCGAAGGGCCCGCGGAGCGCCGCGCGGGGCCCGGACAGCAATCTCATCGCGTTCCGCGAGGGTGACGGCCGGCGGCGGGTGGTCTGTGTCCACCCGGCGGGCGGCACCGCCTTCTGCTATCTGCCGCTGGCCAAGGCGCTCCCGGACGACTGCGGGGTGTACGGCGTCCAGTCGCCCGGGGTGAACCCGGATGAAACGTTCCTGCCCACGGTCGAGGCAATGGCCGACGCCTATCTGCGGCTGATCGAACCGCTGCCGGACGCCGGACCGCTGGTCCTCACCGGACTCTCCTACGGCGGCCTGATCGCCCACGAGATGGGACGCCGGCTGGCACGGGCGGGACACCGCAAGGTGAGCGTGGTGCTGCTGGACACCCAGGGCAGTGACGACCCGGCCGAGCGCGCCGCGGTGGCGCCGGTGGAGATGGCCGAGTTCCGCGACAAGCTCGTCAAGTTCAACGGCATGTACCCGGGCATCGACGATGCGCAGATCGACCGGTACTTCCGCATCTACAACCACAACCGGCTGACCGCCCGCGACTACCTCCCGCCGCCCTCCCCCGCCCGGCTGGTCCTGATGCAGGCCGTCGAGGACGGGCAGGACACGCCCTTCCTGCGGGGCGTACGGGACTTCTGGCGCCGCCGCGCCGACGGTGACTTCCTGGTCGAACCGCTGCACTGCGACCACTGGGAGGTGCTGGAGTCCGCCGAGGTACCGCGGGTGGCCGCGCGGATCGCCTCCGAGCTGGCCCGCTTCCCGGACCCCGGCCCACCGGCATCCGCCGGAGAGGTGTCCGGGCCGGCTCAGGCGCAGGAGAAATGA
- a CDS encoding amino acid adenylation domain-containing protein, producing MTGRTCDVRRSNKLPPLGPGPAPAPAPASIPVPAPAPDGPSPARPEARPASAAQGGIWFNERLEDCGAVHHVPFTLRFDGPLDVPALRHACDAVLDRHHQLTSAVEDRGGVPYLIPAAARPALLVEPAGEEATRQHIRAPFDLAHGPLCRLVLQVVGPREHRLLVVAHHIVFDGRSMELFAADLAEYYGARTEGRAPVLPGLPTAEPAGAEEERIAAKLPAARRYWADRPLGDEDVVLPGLTRPAQGVQDGESVEFRLPAELRAALGPLAERIGVTRFELLVASLHALLFRYGNGTPVTALDLGTRTADQRDHIGVHVNELPFSSAPRSSTPFAEYARAVRAGLRELYQVREVPLGRVGAGVRPGVALAPVSLTYRRTGAAPRFPGLEVAADWSPSNHTARNALRIELTDGPDDFGVLIQYPPRSITRERAESTGRHWLTLLTHATSSPDAPLAELVLLEEDERDRLLTDWNDTAVEYPPHTVPELIAQQAARRPDAVAVVHGDRRLTYAELEADAEALAGRLREKGIGAGSLVAVRASRTERLLVGLLGVLKARAAYIPLDAVYPAERTAFVLADSGAAHELNDSDLTAGDGMDGAGLPGVGFRDGGVDGAGAVGAPSAEDLAYVIYTSGSTGRPKGVQIEHRSLTNLLLSFRDLLDARPGHRWLALTSVSFDISGLELFLPLVTGGTVVVASESQTRDGRALSELAARHGVTHVQATPTGWAMLLDSGFQAPAVTALAGGEALPQALAQRLRPKVGRLLNVYGPTETTIWSTWEEIPAGAQDPVTIGRPLANTRVYVLDERLTPVPVGVPGDFYVAGAGLARGYVGRPELDAQRFLPDPFGPPGSRMYRTGDRARHRDDGRVEFLGRADDQIKLRGFRIELGEIESRLLAVEGVELAAAAVRDGRLVGYHVGRARAGDLRRELAAALPAYMVPEVFVALDALPTTPNGKLDRAALPYPAGTATDVPSEAVDGTEAAEGTGSAGGAGDAEGAGGAPENLPESPLETVRDIWREVLMLPELGDEEDIFDLGGHSITMTQISTRIWDRLGVEVPLSAYFDAPTIRGIAAVVAELQAEEAYEDSYEHGVDG from the coding sequence GTGACAGGCAGGACGTGCGATGTCCGACGCTCCAACAAGCTCCCGCCCCTCGGTCCCGGGCCTGCCCCAGCCCCGGCCCCGGCCTCGATTCCAGTTCCGGCCCCGGCTCCGGACGGGCCCTCGCCTGCCCGGCCCGAGGCACGCCCCGCCTCGGCCGCGCAGGGCGGGATCTGGTTCAACGAGCGGCTCGAAGACTGCGGGGCCGTCCACCACGTACCGTTCACCCTGCGCTTCGACGGACCCCTGGACGTCCCCGCCCTGCGCCACGCCTGCGATGCCGTGCTGGACCGGCACCACCAGCTCACCAGCGCCGTCGAGGACCGGGGCGGCGTCCCGTACCTGATACCGGCCGCGGCCCGCCCCGCACTCCTCGTCGAGCCGGCGGGCGAGGAGGCCACCCGGCAGCACATCCGGGCGCCGTTCGACCTCGCCCACGGACCGCTGTGCCGCCTGGTCCTCCAGGTCGTCGGCCCCCGCGAACACCGGCTGCTCGTGGTCGCCCACCACATCGTCTTCGACGGCCGCTCCATGGAACTGTTCGCCGCCGACCTGGCGGAGTACTACGGCGCGCGGACCGAGGGCCGCGCCCCCGTACTCCCCGGGCTGCCGACGGCCGAACCGGCGGGCGCCGAAGAGGAACGGATCGCCGCCAAACTGCCTGCCGCCCGCCGGTACTGGGCCGACCGCCCGCTCGGTGACGAGGACGTGGTCCTCCCCGGCCTGACCCGCCCCGCCCAGGGCGTCCAGGACGGCGAGTCGGTGGAGTTCCGACTCCCCGCGGAGCTGCGGGCCGCACTGGGGCCGCTGGCGGAACGTATCGGCGTGACCCGGTTCGAGCTGCTGGTCGCCTCCCTGCACGCCCTGCTCTTCCGTTACGGCAACGGCACGCCCGTCACCGCCCTGGACCTCGGCACCCGCACCGCGGACCAGCGCGACCACATCGGCGTCCACGTCAACGAACTGCCCTTCTCCTCCGCGCCGAGGAGCAGCACACCGTTCGCGGAGTACGCCCGCGCGGTCAGAGCCGGACTGCGGGAGCTGTACCAGGTGCGCGAGGTCCCGCTCGGACGCGTCGGAGCGGGGGTCAGGCCGGGCGTCGCGCTGGCTCCGGTCTCGCTGACCTACCGCCGTACGGGCGCCGCGCCGCGCTTCCCCGGCCTGGAGGTGGCGGCGGACTGGTCACCGTCCAACCACACCGCCCGCAACGCGCTGCGCATCGAGCTGACCGACGGCCCCGACGACTTCGGCGTCCTCATCCAGTACCCGCCGCGGTCCATCACCCGCGAGCGGGCCGAAAGCACGGGCCGGCACTGGCTGACGCTGCTCACCCACGCCACAAGCTCCCCCGACGCCCCGCTGGCCGAACTGGTGCTGCTGGAGGAGGACGAGCGCGACAGGCTGCTCACGGACTGGAACGACACGGCGGTGGAGTACCCGCCGCACACCGTGCCGGAGCTGATCGCGCAGCAGGCGGCCCGCAGGCCGGACGCCGTCGCCGTCGTCCACGGGGACCGGCGCCTGACCTACGCCGAACTGGAAGCCGACGCCGAAGCCCTCGCCGGCCGGCTGCGGGAGAAGGGCATCGGCGCGGGCTCGCTCGTCGCCGTGCGGGCGAGCCGGACGGAACGGCTGCTGGTGGGACTGCTCGGGGTCCTCAAGGCACGGGCGGCCTACATCCCGCTGGACGCGGTGTACCCGGCGGAACGTACCGCGTTCGTCCTCGCGGACTCGGGGGCCGCCCACGAGCTGAATGACAGCGACCTGACGGCCGGCGACGGGATGGACGGTGCCGGCTTGCCCGGTGTCGGCTTCAGGGACGGCGGCGTGGACGGTGCCGGCGCGGTCGGGGCGCCCTCCGCCGAAGACCTCGCGTACGTCATCTACACCTCCGGTTCGACCGGCCGCCCCAAGGGCGTACAGATCGAGCACCGCTCGCTGACCAACCTGCTGCTGTCCTTCCGGGACCTGCTCGACGCCCGGCCCGGCCACCGCTGGCTGGCGCTGACCTCCGTGTCGTTCGACATCTCCGGCCTGGAACTCTTCCTCCCGCTGGTCACGGGCGGCACGGTGGTCGTGGCGAGCGAGAGCCAGACCCGCGACGGCAGGGCGCTGAGCGAACTGGCCGCCCGGCACGGCGTCACCCACGTACAGGCCACCCCGACCGGCTGGGCGATGCTCCTGGACAGCGGCTTCCAGGCGCCCGCCGTCACCGCGCTGGCCGGTGGCGAGGCACTGCCGCAGGCGCTCGCCCAGCGGCTGCGCCCCAAGGTCGGCAGGCTGCTGAACGTTTACGGCCCGACGGAGACCACCATCTGGTCGACCTGGGAGGAGATCCCCGCCGGCGCGCAGGACCCGGTGACGATCGGCCGTCCGCTGGCCAACACCCGGGTCTACGTGCTCGACGAGCGGCTGACACCCGTACCGGTCGGCGTGCCCGGCGACTTCTACGTCGCCGGGGCCGGCCTGGCGCGCGGGTACGTCGGCCGGCCGGAGCTGGACGCGCAGCGGTTCCTGCCGGATCCGTTCGGGCCGCCGGGCAGCCGGATGTACCGGACCGGGGACCGGGCGCGCCACCGCGACGACGGGCGGGTGGAGTTCCTCGGCAGGGCCGACGATCAGATCAAGCTCCGGGGATTCAGAATCGAATTGGGTGAGATCGAGTCGCGGCTGCTCGCGGTGGAGGGTGTGGAGCTGGCCGCCGCCGCCGTACGGGACGGCAGGCTGGTCGGCTACCACGTCGGCCGCGCCCGGGCGGGCGACCTGCGGCGGGAACTGGCGGCGGCGCTGCCCGCGTACATGGTGCCCGAGGTGTTCGTCGCGCTCGACGCGCTGCCGACCACACCGAACGGCAAACTCGACCGTGCGGCGCTGCCGTACCCGGCCGGGACCGCCACCGATGTGCCGTCCGAGGCCGTGGACGGCACGGAAGCCGCTGAGGGTACGGGCAGTGCCGGTGGGGCGGGAGATGCGGAGGGTGCGGGCGGTGCACCGGAGAACCTGCCGGAGAGTCCACTGGAGACGGTACGGGACATCTGGCGCGAGGTGCTCATGCTGCCCGAACTCGGGGACGAGGAGGACATCTTCGACCTCGGCGGCCACTCGATCACCATGACCCAGATATCGACCCGCATATGGGACCGGCTCGGCGTCGAGGTGCCGCTGTCGGCGTACTTCGACGCGCCGACCATCCGGGGCATCGCCGCCGTGGTGGCAGAACTCCAGGCGGAGGAGGCGTACGAGGACTCGTACGAGCACGGTGTCGACGGATAG
- a CDS encoding chitinase: MALQTTFRATAAPAPSAAPGGGAETCPVRPRPAGKVLQGYWENWDGAANGVHPPFGWTPVTDPRIRAHGYNVVNAAFPVILSDGTVLWEDGMDATVKVATPAEMCRAKESGLTLLMSIGGAAAGIDLSSRSVADRFVETVVPILKAYNFDGIDIDIETGLTGSGSITTLSASQANLIHIIDGVLDRMPPGFGLTMAPETAYVTGGSVTYGSIWGAYLPIVKKYADNGRLWWLNMQYYNGNMYGCSGDSYSAGTVAGFTAQTDCLNKGLVVQGTTIRVPYDKQVPGLPAQPGAGGGYMAPSLVSQAWNRYGGGLKGLMTWSVNWDGSKGWTFGDNVKALQGR; encoded by the coding sequence ATGGCACTTCAGACGACGTTCCGGGCAACGGCCGCTCCGGCGCCGAGCGCGGCACCGGGAGGCGGAGCCGAGACGTGCCCGGTCAGACCGAGGCCCGCGGGCAAGGTGCTCCAGGGTTACTGGGAGAACTGGGACGGCGCCGCGAACGGCGTACACCCCCCGTTCGGCTGGACTCCCGTCACCGATCCCCGCATCCGCGCACACGGCTACAACGTGGTCAACGCGGCGTTCCCGGTCATCCTCTCCGACGGCACCGTCCTGTGGGAGGACGGAATGGACGCCACGGTCAAGGTCGCGACCCCGGCCGAGATGTGCCGGGCCAAGGAGTCCGGCCTCACGCTCCTGATGTCCATCGGTGGCGCGGCGGCGGGCATCGACCTCTCCTCCCGGTCCGTCGCCGACCGGTTCGTCGAAACGGTGGTGCCCATCCTCAAGGCGTACAACTTCGACGGCATCGACATCGACATCGAGACCGGCCTCACCGGCAGCGGCAGCATCACCACGCTGTCGGCCTCCCAGGCCAACCTGATCCACATCATCGACGGCGTACTCGACCGGATGCCGCCCGGGTTCGGCCTGACGATGGCGCCGGAGACGGCCTATGTCACCGGGGGCAGCGTGACCTACGGCTCCATCTGGGGAGCGTATCTGCCCATCGTGAAGAAGTACGCGGACAACGGCCGGCTGTGGTGGCTGAACATGCAGTACTACAACGGCAACATGTACGGGTGCTCCGGTGACTCCTACTCCGCCGGTACGGTCGCGGGGTTCACCGCGCAGACGGACTGCCTGAACAAAGGACTGGTCGTCCAGGGCACCACGATCCGGGTTCCCTACGACAAGCAGGTGCCGGGACTGCCGGCCCAACCGGGCGCCGGCGGTGGCTACATGGCGCCGAGCCTGGTGTCGCAAGCCTGGAACCGGTACGGCGGCGGCCTCAAGGGACTGATGACCTGGTCGGTCAACTGGGACGGGTCCAAGGGCTGGACGTTCGGTGACAACGTCAAGGCGCTGCAGGGCCGCTGA